The following proteins are encoded in a genomic region of Toxotes jaculatrix isolate fToxJac2 chromosome 3, fToxJac2.pri, whole genome shotgun sequence:
- the gdf5 gene encoding growth/differentiation factor 5, producing the protein MKVVKRVCFLLSCWTLLYLHPVLASFSLTRTTEHHYRLGEAAERGAGGGDEEQAHGRTGGGLGGSTLAAGRQPVTGPGAWKPSPVSPARITRIRAGPPLIKGETTVVKSTVTAVTSASSHSPQRSGAAPVSRAQLQQQHRDRAVSLGRKEAARSWLPGGDAHIKAHAAAAKGVRTVGGGGGGSPGRNFGKVAPSATRSAAPVRTGHPQRATFVQKQQQQSAAPAAQRGAGYKALKLSDREAHHKQPLVIPHDYMLSLYWSLSTGDLNSSALHEAGLANTITSFVDKGQDERGPQLRRQRYHFNISSLERDGLLGAELRILRKRLSDPRKALMGSTATGGGRGGEGAGGGPSPCLKLYTCASGKQKAALLQTKTIEDLVNGFGSKWEVFDIWKVFKGFKNQQHQHSQQLCFELEALEHRGGRPMDLRTLGFARLGRTNKEKAFFLAFGKSKKRDLFYNEIKARSGHDNKTVYEYLFTQRRMRRAPASRVAKKPLQQPQTLPQHQAKARPRCNRKHLHVNFKEMGWDDWIIAPLEYNAYHCDGACDFPIRSHLEPTNHAIIQTLINSMDPESAPPTCCVPTRLTPISILYIDSSNNVVYKQYEDMVVEACGCR; encoded by the exons ATGAAAGTTGTGAAacgtgtttgttttctgctgagCTGCTGGACTCTCCTTTACCTGCACCCCGTCCTCGCTTCATTCAGCCTCACCAGAACGACCGAGCACCACTACCGGCTTGGAGAGGCAGCGGAGCGCGGGGCAGGCGGCGGGGACGAAGAGCAAGCACACGGAAGAACCGGCGGAGGACTCGGCGGGTCCACGTTAGCAGCAGGCAGACAACCGGTGACCGGTCCCGGGGCGTGGAAACCTTCACCGGTGAGTCCGGCGAGGATCACGCGTATCCGTGCAGGTCCGCCGTTAATCAAGGGGGAGACGACGGTTGTTAAAAGCACAGTTACTGCGGTGACATCAGCGTCCTCACACTCACCACAGCGCAGCGGGGCCGCGCCGGTGAGCCGcgcacagctgcagcagcaacaccgTGACAGAGCAGTCAGCTTGGGTCGCAAAGAGGCTGCGCGCTCCTGGCTGCCCGGCGGGGATGCTCACATTAAAGCGCACGCTGCAGCTGCGAAAGGAGTCAGGACCGTCGGAGGTGGAGGTGGCGGCTCACCGGGGAGGAATTTTGGGAAGGTTGCTCCCAGTGCTACGAGGTCAGCTGCTCCGGTGCGCACCGGGCACCCGCAAAGAGCCACCTTtgtgcaaaagcagcagcagcagagcgcggctcCGGCGGCGCAGCGGGGAGCCGGATACAAGGCCCTGAAACTGAGCGACCGGGAGGCGCATCACAAACAGCCGCTGGTGATTCCTCACGACTACATGCTGTCGCTCTACTGGTCTCTGTCCACCGGGGACCTGAACAGCAGCGCTCTGCATGAAGCGGGTCTGGCCAACACCATCACCAGCTTCGTGGATAAAGGACAAG ATGAGCGCGGGCCCCAGCTGAGACGGCAGAGGTATCACTTCAACATCAGCTCTCTGGAACGAGACGGGCTCCTGGGGGCCGAGCTACGCATCCTGAGGAAGCGTCTGTCTGACCCCCGCAAAGCCTTAATGGGATCCACAGCCACTggcggaggcagaggaggagaaggggctGGAGGAGGTCCGTCCCCGTGCCTGAAGCTGTACACCTGCGCTTCAGGTAAACAAAAGGCTGCCCTGCTCCAGACGAAGACCATCGAGGATCTGGTCAACGGATTCGGCAGCAAATGGGAAGTGTTCGACATATGGAAAGTCTTCAAGGGTTTCAAaaaccagcagcaccagcactCCCAGCAGCTGTGCTTTGAACTGGAGGCCCTGGAGCACAGAGGTGGTCGGCCCATGGACCTGCGCACTCTGGGGTTTGCCCGGCTCGGCAGGACCAACAAAGAAAAGGCCTTCTTCTTGGCGTTTGGCAAGAGCAAGAAGCGTGACCTTTTCTACAACGAGATCAAAGCACGATCAGGTCACGACAACAAAACTGTCTACGAATACCTGTTCACCCAGCGACGAATGCGCCGAGCTCCCGCTTCAAGGGTGGCTAAAAAACCTCTGCAGCAGCCGCAGACCCTTCCCCAACACCAAGCGAAGGCGAGGCCACGCTGCAATCGGAAACACCTCCATGTGAACTTCAAGGAGATGGGCTGGGATGACTGGATCATTGCACCGCTGGAGTACAATGCGTATCACTGCGATGGCGCCTGTGACTTCCCAATCCGCTCGCACCTTGAGCCGACCAACCACGCCATCATACAGACCCTGATCAACTCCATGGACCCGGAGTCGGCACCACCCACCTGCTGCGTCCCCACGCGACTCACCCCAATCAGCATACTCTACATCGACTCGTCCAATAATGTCGTCTACAAGCAGTATGAAGACATGGTGGTGGAGGCGTGTGGCTGCAGGTAG